TTGCAGGTTCCCCTAACCGATAATCTCTTTCACCCGCCCCACTTGACCGCTTTCCAGGCGGACCTTTATGCCATGGGGGTGAGCCGGAGAACTGGTCAGAATATCCCTGACAATCCCCTGGGTCAGTTTCCCAGATCGCTGGTCTTGCTTCAATACAATGGAGACCTGCGAGCCCGGTTTGATATCAATGCGATTTACGCTTTTCATACCATTGGTTTCACCCCTCGCCATTACTCAAGCAAGGGTTCCTTCTTTGTTGTGGCAAGGGCCTATCTGACAAAAACCGCCGCGGCAACTACAGTGGTCCACAAGCCGTTCTTATTCCCCTCCGCCGATTGACAAACGTGGCTGGTCCTGAAAAAAGTACCGCTGGCGCGATAGACTTCCTTGCGCTCGTCCCACGCCTGATCCGGGTCAAAGGGTATCCCCAGCGTTGAAGCCAGCATGGTGGCCGCGAGGTCTTCGGCATAATCCCCCGAAATCTCCGCCGTTTGGCCAAAGGTATGGTGCTCCGAAAGATAACCGTACTGTTTCTTGTTTTTGGGCATAGCCACACCGATAGCGGCAGATATGAGCCGATTGGGTTCGTCAGTTTCGTTGCGAGCCATCACACAATAGATGATCTGTCCGGATTTCAGCTCCTGGATGCCTT
The nucleotide sequence above comes from Dehalococcoidia bacterium. Encoded proteins:
- a CDS encoding YwbE family protein — encoded protein: MKSVNRIDIKPGSQVSIVLKQDQRSGKLTQGIVRDILTSSPAHPHGIKVRLESGQVGRVKEIIG
- a CDS encoding arginine decarboxylase, pyruvoyl-dependent, giving the protein MVPEVMFLTKGVGVDKNRLSSFELALRNAGIERFNLVYVSSILPPLCKIVPRNEGIQELKSGQIIYCVMARNETDEPNRLISAAIGVAMPKNKKQYGYLSEHHTFGQTAEISGDYAEDLAATMLASTLGIPFDPDQAWDERKEVYRASGTFFRTSHVCQSAEGNKNGLWTTVVAAAVFVR